In the Acidimicrobiia bacterium genome, GCGCCAAGTTCACGCTCACCAGCATTGAGAACGAGTTGAGTGGGGCAGGGCTGACGCTCGAGGAGGTATTCACCGACGCGGCCCAAGACTTCGCCGTGTCGCTGGCGTTCAAACCTTGATCTCCGGCCCGCCTAGCGTGGGGTGATGGCTGAATACACCGCTCCATTGCAAGACATGCGCTTCGTCCTCGAACACCTCGTGAACCTCGAGGGGATTACCGCCTTGCCGGGCTTTGAACACGTGGATACACCCGGGGTGTACGACGTGCTGGCCGAAACGGCGCGTTTCATGGAGGAGCTCATCGCTCCGCTGAACCGAGTGGGCGATGTGCAAGGCAGCGTCCGTAACGACGACGGCTCGGTCACCACGCCGGACGGGTTCAAGCAGGCCTATCGAGCCTACGTTGAGGCCGGATGGGGAGGCGTCCCCTTTCCACTGGAATACGGCGGGGGTGGCTTCCCGGGGCTGGTGGGGATCGCGATGCAGGAGATGCTCACGAGCGCCAACATGGCCTTTTCGATGTGCCCTCTCTTGAATCAGGGTGCGATCGACATGCTCCTGCACCACGCGTCGGAGGAACACAAGGAGACGTACCTTCCCCAGATGATCACGGGGGAGTGGACCGGCACGATGAACCTCACCGAACCGCAGGCCGGGTCCGATGTTGGTGCCCTCACGACCAGGGCGGTGCCGCAGTCCGACGGCACCTACCGGATCACCGGTACGAAGATCTACATCAGTTTTGGTGAGCACGACATGAGCGACAACATCATTCATCTCGTGCTGGCCCGCACGCCCGCGGCGCCGCCGGGTACCAAGGGCATCAGTTGTTTCATCGTGCCCAAGTTCCTGCTCGATGGCGATGGTCTTCCCCGGGATCGTAACGACATAACCTGCGTGGGTATTGAGCACAAGATGGGCATCAAGGCCAGCCCCACCTGCGTGCTGAGTTATGGCGACGGCGGTGAGGGCGCGGTGGGCTTCCTGGTGGGGGAAGAGAATGCCGGTATGCGGTACATGTTCACGATGATGAACAACGCCCGTCTGTCGGTGGGCCTGGAGGGCCTAGCCCTAGCCGAGCGGGCGTTCCAAATGGCCCTGGCCTACGCCAAGGAACGGCAACAGGGGCGTGCCCCCGGTGCGCCAGCGGGGGTCCAGTCGCTGATCATCGATCACCCCGACGTACGTCGGATGTTGCTGACGCAGCGGGCGTCAATCGAGGCGTTGCGCGGGATTATTTACCTCAACGCCGCCGCCCTCGACCGCGCCGCGCACTCGGTTGATGCGCTCGATCGCACGCGCGCCTCCGAGTTGGTTGATCTCCTGACCCCCGTGTCCAAGGGCTGGGGTACCGACCTCGGGGTTGAACTTACGAACCTGGCGCTGCAGGTGTTCGGGGGCATGGGGTACATCGAGGAGACCGGGGTGGCCCAGCACGTCCGGGACGCCCGTATCGCGCCGATCTACGAAGGCACGAACGGGATCCAGGCCATGGATCTAGTGGGTCGGAAACTACCCATGCGCGCGGGTGGCGTTATGGCGGACTACCTCGATGGCATCGACGCCACCCTCGTTGATGTGCGCGCTGTCGGCGAGGAGATGGCGTCGATTGGGGCGGCGTTGGGTAAGGCATTGGGCGAACTGCGGACCGCCACTGCCTGGCTCTTGGGCGATGGTCGGGCTGATCCCGCCGACGGCTTGGCGGGTGCCACTCCCTATCTCCGGCTCTTCAGCGTGGTCACTGGAGGATGGGTGATGGCCCGCCAGGCGATCCAGGCCAGCCAGCAACGCGACCGGCCCGATTGCCGCGCCGAGGAGGTGGCCTTCTACGAAGGCAAGGTGCTGACGGCCCGTTTCTACTGCGAGCAGATCCTCCCGCAGGCCAGTGGGCTAGTCCCGGCGGTTACGGCCACCAATCGCGATCTGGCTGCTGCGCTGCTCTAGCGGTTGTCAGACACATCCCGCCGTGATGGAGTCGAGGTACGACATTCCTTCGACGACGGCGGCGAGCCGGTGATAGGCGTGCGATGGTGGTAGGCGGCGGGTAAGTTCGGTGGGCGGTGATGTGAGGAGATCGAGAACATCGTAGGCAATGGCATAAATCCGCAAGCGATCGATCTGTTGGGGGTACTCGAACAACTCCGGGTAGGCCATCTGGAGGTATTGGGGCACCATGGCGTAATCGTCGGGCGTGGTTCGTGCCCGGTGGGCCGGCGCTACGTGGAGTTCCGGGAAGGCGACGCAGCGCAAGATCACATCAAGGTCGAGATCCTTGGGTCCGGTCCGAGCCCATTCGAAGTCGATGAGGGCGGTGATGGTGCCCTGGTGCCACAGCACGTTCTCGAAGGTGACGTCGCCGTGGACCATCATCGTTTGTTCGAGAGGCTGCAGTGCCGGTGCGAGCAGGTCCACCATGTCGGCGGCCTGTTGCATCAGGGTGGGGTCGACGAAATCAAGTTGAGAGGCTTCTTTGATGCTGTGTAGTACGAATTCGGTGGGGTTATCGGTATCAAGCCGCAACAGGGATGGGATCCCTGGGATCGACGGAAGGCCTAAGGGCAGGGGGGTCTGGTGCACCGCCTTGAGGCGGTCCCCCAATTGGTTGACGCTGGAACGGCGCTCGTCGGGGCTGAGGTCGGCCCAGACGTGGGCCAGTGGGCGACCGGGGATTCGCTCGCTGACCATCCAGTCTTCACCGTGCTTACCGCCGCGACCCACGATGCGGGGGTAGCCAACTTCTGCGGGGAGTGCCGCACCGAGGACGCTCTCGCGAAAGAGTCGGCTACTGGATCGACGGTTGACCCGGATCACATGTTCAGCGGTGAGCCACACTTCGTTCGTGACGCTGCTCGCCCGCTCGAGGGGAACCGAGGGGTCGAGATGGCTGCCGGCCAGGGCGGTGCGTGCCCGGACCTCTGCGAATGTTTTACCGCCTTCGTCCCTCATGACCTATGCCCTCTCTAGAACTTGGCGACCGCACAAGACCTGCCATGATCATGTCACGTCCGCCGCTCTAAGTGGTGAACATCTCACAAAATGATTCGATCGACCTAGTCGAGCCAAGGGGTGCGGAACGGACACGCTGGATTGCCGGGGTCGCCCAGGTTGTCTATCATGGTGCGTGCCTATTTATGAACATGCAATCAACCGTCTTGACGGCTCGGCGATGGACCTGCGGGCCTATGAAGGCCAGGCCATGCTGATCGTGAACGTAGCGTCGAAGTGCGGGCTAACTCCCCAGTACGAAGGGTTGGAGACCTTGCAGCAGCGCTACGCCGAACGGGGATTCACCGTCCTGGGCGTGCCCTGCAATCAGTTCCTGGAGCAGGAACCGGGGAGTCCGGCTGAGATTGCGGCGTTCTGCGACAGCACCTACGGCGTCACCTTCCCGTTGACCGAGAAGATCGAGGTGAATGGCGAAGGGCGTCATCCGCTCTATGGCGAACTGACTCTGGTGGCCGATGCCGAAGGCCGTGACGGCGACATCCAGTGGAATTTCGAGAAGTTTCTGGTCACCGCCGATGGCACCGTGTCGCGTTTCGCTCCGGGGGTTACCCCGGAAGACGAGAGCCTGGTGGCGGCGTTGGAAGCAGCCCTGCCCGCCGGTTGACGATGAGGGTCTGAGGTGGCCCCGCCGGTATCGTGGCAGCCAACCTCATGGACGACACCGACATCACCCCCGCTCTCGAGGAACCCCTCTCCTGGGAGGACCTCGGCGTTTCGGATCGCCTTGTCAAGGTCCTCGCTGATCAGGGCCTCCTCGAACCTTTTGCCATCCAACGGCTTTCGATCGCCGATGCCCTCGCCGGGCGTGATGTGTGCGGTAAAGCCAAGACGGGCTCCGGGAAGACGCTGGCCTTTGGCTTGCCCTTGCTTGATCGCCTAGCCAAGGCGCAGCCTCGCAAACCGCGTGGGCTCGTGCTGGTGCCCACCCGTGAACTAGCGCTGCAGGTGCACGACGTGCTGGCCCCTCTTGCGCAGGCCATTGGCTCGAAGGTGGTGGCGGTCTACGGCGGTGCCGATATGAACAAGCAGATCAAGGCGCTCGCCGAGGGGGTCGAAGCGATTATCGCCACGCCGGGCCGACTGATCGACCTGGTCGACCGCAAGGAGGTGGAGCTCAACGGTCTGGAGATTGTGGTCGTCGACGAAGCCGACCGTATGGCCGACATGGGGTTCCTTCCGCAGGTGGAATGGCTGCTGCGTCACATTGATGGCCGCCACCAGACGCTTTTGTTCTCCGCCACCCTCGATGGGGTTGTGGACGGGCTGATCAAGCGATACCAGCACGACCCCGTCTACCACGAGGTGGCGTCCGCCACGGTCACCGTGTCCGCCATGCTCCACCGTTTCATCATGGTTCACGAAATGGACAAGGTGAAGGTGGCGGCCGCGATCGCCCGCAGCAGCGGCCGAACCCTCGCCTTCACCAACACCAAACGGGTGGCCGATCGCCTCACGCGGGCGTTCAACGATGAAGGGGTGAAGGCCCTCGCGGTGCACGGCGACCTGCGTCAGGGGCAACGCGAAGACGCCCTCAAGGCCTTTGGTGCCGGCAAGCTCCAGGTCATGGTGGCCACTGACGTGGCCGCCCGGGGTCTGCATATCGACGACATCGACGTGGTGATCCACTACGAGCCCGCCCCCGATCACAAGACCTATCTCCACCGCTCGGGCCGCACCGCCCGAGCGGGATCCAAGGGCCTGGCGGTGACCCTGTCGCTGTGGAACGAGGAGTTGCACATCAAGCGGCTTCAGAAGCGCATCGGGGTTATCCAGCCGATCACCGAAATGTTCTCGAACGATCCCCGTCTCACCGACCTCTCAGCCTGGGACCCCATGAGCGAGGTGCGTCGCTGACCGTTGTCAAGGGCGCCCCGGGCCTGCGCATCTCCACAACGATGCGAAGTGGCGGGGGTTCACGATGACGCCGGACCCGGAGAAACTGGGGTTATTCGCGTTCCGGGTGTTCACTAAGCTCGAAGGGGCCGTGACGTCGGGGATGATCCATCTCGGCGACCAACTGGGCCTCTACCGGGCGCTAGCGGAAGCCGGGTCGCCTTGCACCGCCGCCGACCTGGCGGCGGTCACGGGCCTCGACGAGCGATGGGTACGGGAGTGGGCTTACAACCAAGGGGCCGCGCAGATCATCCAAGTCGATGGTGACGAAGCGCTTTCGATGTCACCAGAAGCGGTGGCGGTGCTGGCTTCGCCTGATCATCCGTCCTTTGGGATGGGCATGTTTCACCGGCTCCCGCAAACGATGGCGGCGCTGGAGGAAATGCCCGAAGCCTTCCGCACCGGCCTGGGACTCGACTACGACTCCCACGGGCGGGAGGGTGCCGTGGGTGTGGAGCGGAGCTTCGAGCCGTGGAATCGCGCCAACCTGCTGCCGGTGGTGCTCCCGGCGCTGGAAGGGGTGGAGACCGCACTGGAAGCGGGGGCGCTGGTCCTCGACGTGGGTTGCGGTGCCGGGGGTGCCGCCTTGCTGTTGGCGTCGCGGTTCCCGGCTAGCCGCGTGGTGGGTTACGACATCTCCCGGTTTGCTCTGGAGCGTGCCCGTGAACGGCAGACCGAGCAGCAGGTGGCCAACGTGGAGTTCTTCGACCCGCGAACGGTGCCGTTGCCGACCGATGGATCGGCCGCGTTCATCACCACCTTCGACTGCCTCCACGACATGACCGATCCCGCCGGTATGGCGAGGGCTATTCGGGCTGCTCTGGCGGAGAGCGGCACGTGGCTACTGGTGGAGATCAAGGCGCAGGACACCTACGCCGAGAACGTGGCCCGCAATCCGATGGCCAGCCTCATGTACGGCATCAGCGTGTTGTCGTGCATGAGTAGCGGGTTGTCCGAGCCAGGTGGGGCGGGGCTGGGCACCCTGGGCCTATCGGCGGCCAAGGTTGACCAATTAGCCCAAGCGGCTGGGTTTAGTCGCTGCCGCCAACTCGACATCGACCATGCCGTCAATGCGTTCTACGAACTGCGGCCCTAGGCGCGCAGGCCTGTGGCGATCTGTGACCAGATGTCGGGCTCGGCGGCGTAGGGCGCGTTGAGGGCCACCCGATCCAGCACGGTGCCGTAACGCCGGGTGATCTCGGCGGCCACCTGATCGGGTGGGGCCACCACCGCCACCGCGTGGAGGAGATCGTCGTGGACGACCTGGGCCATGCCAGCCCAATCGCCGGCTTTCGTGAGATCCCGCAGCATTGGCTGCAGATCGCCCCAGCCATGGGTGTCCAGCACGATCTTGTACGCCGGGGTCGATCCGTAGAAGGCGATCTGAGCCTTCACGGCTTGGATCGCTGCGGCCATGGAGGCATCGTCGTACCCGGTGGCCACCATCACCGGCAGGGAGACCTGCAGCGGCGCGGTGAGCGCCCCGGGGCGGTGGCGGCCTCGTTCCAGAGCGGGCAGGGTGACCTCCCGTAGCGAACGTTCGGTGCAGAAGGGGTGCACCATGAATCCGTCGGCCACTTCGCCAGCGGCCTCGGTCATGTGGGGGCCCACTCCGCCCATCCAGATCAACGGGGGATTGACCTCCAGTGGCCCGGGGTCAAAGAACGGCGTCATCAGCGTGTGGGTGTAGTACTCGCCGATGAAGTGCAGGGGGACGTGGTCTTGCCAGGTGGCCCAGATCGCCCGGATGGCCAGCACGAATTCCCTCATCCGGGCCGCCGGTGCCGACCAGGGCATCGAGAAGCGACGCTCGATGTGGGGCTTGATCTGGCTGCCGAGGCCGAGATGAAAGCGGCCGCCGGAGAGGGATTGGAGGTCCCAGGCCTGGCTCGCCACGGTCATTGGGCTGCGGGCGAAGGCGATGGTCACTGCGGTGGTCAACTCCAACCGCTCGGTGGCGTCCGCCGCCAGCACCAAGGGCAGGAACGGGTCGTGAGGGCCTTCAAAGGTGAACGTGCCGTCGTAACCGGCGGCTTCCAACCCCTGGGCGGCGGCGGCCACCGAGTTGAGACGAGGGATGACTAGGGGTCCATCAACGAGCATTCCCCGACCGTAGCGTCGGCTCAACGGGGGGTTCGGATCGAACATGCTGGAGTCCACCGGGGGGGTGACGGTAGGCTGGGGTCTTACATCAGGAGTGGCGCGGCGTGCCGTGTCCAGCAACCTGGGATGGACACCCAAGGTGCTCTTCCGTCGT is a window encoding:
- a CDS encoding acyl-CoA dehydrogenase translates to MAEYTAPLQDMRFVLEHLVNLEGITALPGFEHVDTPGVYDVLAETARFMEELIAPLNRVGDVQGSVRNDDGSVTTPDGFKQAYRAYVEAGWGGVPFPLEYGGGGFPGLVGIAMQEMLTSANMAFSMCPLLNQGAIDMLLHHASEEHKETYLPQMITGEWTGTMNLTEPQAGSDVGALTTRAVPQSDGTYRITGTKIYISFGEHDMSDNIIHLVLARTPAAPPGTKGISCFIVPKFLLDGDGLPRDRNDITCVGIEHKMGIKASPTCVLSYGDGGEGAVGFLVGEENAGMRYMFTMMNNARLSVGLEGLALAERAFQMALAYAKERQQGRAPGAPAGVQSLIIDHPDVRRMLLTQRASIEALRGIIYLNAAALDRAAHSVDALDRTRASELVDLLTPVSKGWGTDLGVELTNLALQVFGGMGYIEETGVAQHVRDARIAPIYEGTNGIQAMDLVGRKLPMRAGGVMADYLDGIDATLVDVRAVGEEMASIGAALGKALGELRTATAWLLGDGRADPADGLAGATPYLRLFSVVTGGWVMARQAIQASQQRDRPDCRAEEVAFYEGKVLTARFYCEQILPQASGLVPAVTATNRDLAAALL
- a CDS encoding class I SAM-dependent methyltransferase — protein: MTPDPEKLGLFAFRVFTKLEGAVTSGMIHLGDQLGLYRALAEAGSPCTAADLAAVTGLDERWVREWAYNQGAAQIIQVDGDEALSMSPEAVAVLASPDHPSFGMGMFHRLPQTMAALEEMPEAFRTGLGLDYDSHGREGAVGVERSFEPWNRANLLPVVLPALEGVETALEAGALVLDVGCGAGGAALLLASRFPASRVVGYDISRFALERARERQTEQQVANVEFFDPRTVPLPTDGSAAFITTFDCLHDMTDPAGMARAIRAALAESGTWLLVEIKAQDTYAENVARNPMASLMYGISVLSCMSSGLSEPGGAGLGTLGLSAAKVDQLAQAAGFSRCRQLDIDHAVNAFYELRP
- a CDS encoding DEAD/DEAH box helicase, whose translation is MDDTDITPALEEPLSWEDLGVSDRLVKVLADQGLLEPFAIQRLSIADALAGRDVCGKAKTGSGKTLAFGLPLLDRLAKAQPRKPRGLVLVPTRELALQVHDVLAPLAQAIGSKVVAVYGGADMNKQIKALAEGVEAIIATPGRLIDLVDRKEVELNGLEIVVVDEADRMADMGFLPQVEWLLRHIDGRHQTLLFSATLDGVVDGLIKRYQHDPVYHEVASATVTVSAMLHRFIMVHEMDKVKVAAAIARSSGRTLAFTNTKRVADRLTRAFNDEGVKALAVHGDLRQGQREDALKAFGAGKLQVMVATDVAARGLHIDDIDVVIHYEPAPDHKTYLHRSGRTARAGSKGLAVTLSLWNEELHIKRLQKRIGVIQPITEMFSNDPRLTDLSAWDPMSEVRR
- a CDS encoding aminoglycoside phosphotransferase family protein; the encoded protein is MRDEGGKTFAEVRARTALAGSHLDPSVPLERASSVTNEVWLTAEHVIRVNRRSSSRLFRESVLGAALPAEVGYPRIVGRGGKHGEDWMVSERIPGRPLAHVWADLSPDERRSSVNQLGDRLKAVHQTPLPLGLPSIPGIPSLLRLDTDNPTEFVLHSIKEASQLDFVDPTLMQQAADMVDLLAPALQPLEQTMMVHGDVTFENVLWHQGTITALIDFEWARTGPKDLDLDVILRCVAFPELHVAPAHRARTTPDDYAMVPQYLQMAYPELFEYPQQIDRLRIYAIAYDVLDLLTSPPTELTRRLPPSHAYHRLAAVVEGMSYLDSITAGCV
- a CDS encoding TIGR03617 family F420-dependent LLM class oxidoreductase, which gives rise to MLVDGPLVIPRLNSVAAAAQGLEAAGYDGTFTFEGPHDPFLPLVLAADATERLELTTAVTIAFARSPMTVASQAWDLQSLSGGRFHLGLGSQIKPHIERRFSMPWSAPAARMREFVLAIRAIWATWQDHVPLHFIGEYYTHTLMTPFFDPGPLEVNPPLIWMGGVGPHMTEAAGEVADGFMVHPFCTERSLREVTLPALERGRHRPGALTAPLQVSLPVMVATGYDDASMAAAIQAVKAQIAFYGSTPAYKIVLDTHGWGDLQPMLRDLTKAGDWAGMAQVVHDDLLHAVAVVAPPDQVAAEITRRYGTVLDRVALNAPYAAEPDIWSQIATGLRA
- a CDS encoding glutathione peroxidase yields the protein MPIYEHAINRLDGSAMDLRAYEGQAMLIVNVASKCGLTPQYEGLETLQQRYAERGFTVLGVPCNQFLEQEPGSPAEIAAFCDSTYGVTFPLTEKIEVNGEGRHPLYGELTLVADAEGRDGDIQWNFEKFLVTADGTVSRFAPGVTPEDESLVAALEAALPAG